A genomic window from Algoriphagus sp. Y33 includes:
- a CDS encoding outer membrane protein: protein MKKLLIVFVITLIAGIDQVSAQDSKRIGGQLIYGTNINSLGIGAIAEFPIAEKMIISPSFSFYFPKDETIVKTSAFEINGNLNYMLLEEGMIQLYGLGGLNYTQMKVKTDLSIIGGTTDFSVSEGRIGLNLGAGVNFDLAKSFLPFAEVKYIISDFDRLVLAGGMKFNF, encoded by the coding sequence ATGAAAAAATTACTAATTGTTTTTGTGATTACACTAATCGCAGGAATAGACCAAGTTTCGGCTCAGGATTCCAAGCGGATCGGTGGACAACTGATCTACGGAACCAACATCAATTCATTGGGCATCGGGGCGATTGCAGAATTTCCAATTGCTGAGAAAATGATCATTTCGCCAAGCTTTTCTTTTTATTTCCCAAAAGATGAAACAATTGTGAAAACCAGTGCCTTTGAAATCAATGGCAATTTGAATTATATGCTGCTTGAGGAGGGGATGATTCAATTGTACGGACTTGGAGGATTAAATTATACCCAGATGAAAGTAAAAACAGACCTATCCATCATTGGGGGTACTACAGATTTTTCAGTCAGTGAAGGAAGGATCGGACTAAATTTGGGAGCAGGTGTAAATTTTGATTTGGCAAAGAGCTTTCTCCCCTTCGCTGAAGTGAAATACATTATTAGTGACTTCGACCGATTGGTATTGGCAGGTGGGATGAAATTCAACTTTTGA
- a CDS encoding iron chaperone, producing the protein MKDTKPTTIEGYIDSAPQEFQGIMYELVEIINSAIPKAEGRISWNVPIYNYHGILAGFDAAKKHVSFGIDALDDEVREVLHGKGYKTGKKTIQIKPGQKVPKTELVRLIKEQARLNEVG; encoded by the coding sequence ATGAAGGACACAAAACCTACCACAATTGAAGGATACATAGATTCCGCACCTCAGGAATTTCAGGGGATCATGTACGAACTCGTTGAGATCATAAATTCCGCAATTCCGAAGGCGGAAGGCCGAATAAGCTGGAATGTTCCCATATATAACTATCACGGGATTCTTGCAGGATTTGATGCCGCCAAAAAGCACGTGAGCTTTGGGATTGATGCATTGGATGATGAAGTACGTGAAGTACTTCATGGAAAAGGATATAAGACCGGTAAGAAAACTATTCAGATTAAGCCAGGCCAAAAAGTCCCAAAGACTGAACTAGTACGACTGATTAAAGAACAAGCCAGGCTAAATGAAGTGGGGTGA
- a CDS encoding response regulator transcription factor gives MKILLVEDNPELTQNINNYLLHEGIRCECASSLFEAQDKILSYGYDCIVLDLMLPDGSGLELLEMIKSSKLDSTVIIISAKGSLDDKLSGLDQGADDYLAKPFHLSELLARLKAVYRRTKMQGFDELIFNEITVVNSQFQVLIHNHILDLTKKEYDLLLFFLTNKDRVVGKNAIAHHLWGDYTDDLSNFDFVYQHVKNLRKKISAAGGKDYINTVYGLGYKFDTTVS, from the coding sequence ATGAAGATTTTACTAGTAGAAGATAATCCGGAACTGACCCAAAATATCAATAATTACCTGCTTCATGAAGGAATCAGATGTGAATGTGCGAGTTCTCTTTTTGAAGCGCAAGATAAAATACTGAGTTACGGGTACGACTGTATTGTGCTTGATTTGATGCTGCCTGACGGAAGTGGTCTTGAGCTTCTGGAAATGATTAAGTCAAGCAAATTGGATTCAACAGTTATCATCATTTCAGCCAAGGGATCCTTGGATGATAAATTGTCCGGATTGGATCAGGGGGCTGATGATTATTTGGCGAAGCCTTTTCATTTGTCAGAGCTCCTGGCAAGGCTAAAAGCCGTTTACCGAAGAACTAAAATGCAGGGGTTTGATGAGTTGATATTCAATGAGATTACAGTGGTCAACTCACAGTTTCAGGTTTTGATCCATAACCATATATTAGACCTTACCAAGAAGGAGTACGATCTGCTTCTTTTCTTCTTGACTAATAAAGACAGAGTAGTGGGAAAGAATGCCATTGCACATCACTTGTGGGGGGATTATACAGATGATCTCTCAAACTTTGATTTTGTATATCAGCACGTTAAAAATCTGAGAAAGAAAATATCTGCTGCCGGTGGCAAGGATTACATTAACACGGTGTATGGACTTGGGTATAAATTTGATACTACTGTCTCATGA
- a CDS encoding HAMP domain-containing sensor histidine kinase: MKLINIVSLWFLGITVAALLIGTIVIYEKLGAEIDFELGMELNRQIESYANRIEQGAPVEKLVYDRLEIKEIPMEWPLEEIWLRDTLAYHDPMNRNETQLKASRSFKINGNHYRISYYNLVIEADDITETIVITMLTVFFAQLLFIGFFLRAVSKKIFNPFHQSLNRLQQFSFQKNKPLEFSKSGVFEFDLLNSFLEKMSEKLLNDYRKIKEFSENLSHEIQTPSAVVRGKLELLMNETINEQQAALIQSAFDNNERIRKIVKSLAILAKLENEEFESPKPIDFSEVLEKMLRNLEEVIEIHSIHLNRNIKKEVKLPIHPYVAEILLHNLLSNSIKHNLEGGKIQIDLDNTTLEIKNTGKLPSYAPEEMVQRFRKDGDSQDSVGLGLAIVNQICKNYGFSLKYTFEEPFHCIEIRFS, encoded by the coding sequence ATGAAACTAATAAACATTGTCAGCCTTTGGTTTCTGGGAATTACCGTAGCAGCTTTGCTGATAGGGACAATAGTAATCTATGAAAAGCTTGGAGCTGAGATAGACTTTGAGTTGGGGATGGAACTTAACAGGCAAATTGAATCATATGCCAATAGGATAGAACAGGGTGCTCCGGTAGAGAAACTGGTATATGATAGACTTGAGATCAAAGAGATTCCCATGGAATGGCCTCTCGAGGAGATTTGGCTGAGAGACACATTGGCTTATCATGATCCGATGAACAGAAACGAGACTCAGCTGAAAGCCAGTCGTTCGTTTAAGATCAATGGCAACCATTATAGAATATCCTATTATAATCTGGTGATCGAAGCAGATGATATCACCGAGACTATTGTGATTACCATGCTAACCGTGTTTTTTGCTCAATTGTTGTTTATCGGCTTTTTTCTGCGCGCCGTTTCCAAAAAAATATTCAATCCTTTCCATCAAAGCTTAAACCGGCTGCAGCAATTTTCTTTTCAAAAAAATAAACCGTTGGAATTTTCAAAGAGCGGTGTTTTTGAATTTGACTTATTGAATAGTTTTCTGGAAAAAATGTCTGAGAAATTGCTTAATGATTACCGAAAGATCAAAGAGTTTTCCGAGAATCTTTCCCATGAAATTCAAACTCCCTCGGCAGTGGTGAGAGGTAAATTGGAATTGCTTATGAATGAAACTATAAACGAGCAACAGGCAGCATTGATCCAATCCGCATTTGATAACAATGAGCGAATCAGAAAAATAGTAAAATCTCTTGCCATCCTCGCTAAACTGGAAAATGAGGAGTTTGAATCTCCCAAACCTATAGATTTCAGCGAGGTCTTGGAAAAAATGTTGAGGAATTTAGAGGAGGTGATCGAGATCCATTCAATCCACCTCAACAGGAATATCAAAAAGGAAGTAAAATTACCTATTCACCCCTATGTGGCCGAAATTCTACTTCATAATTTACTGAGTAATTCTATCAAGCATAACTTAGAAGGTGGGAAAATCCAAATAGATCTGGACAATACTACGCTGGAAATAAAAAATACAGGAAAGTTACCTTCTTATGCTCCTGAAGAAATGGTTCAACGATTCAGAAAAGATGGTGATAGCCAAGATTCTGTGGGACTGGGGCTTGCGATTGTAAATCAAATTTGTAAAAACTATGGTTTCAGCTTGAAATATACTTTTGAGGAGCCATTTCATTGCATAGAAATACGATTTAGCTAG
- a CDS encoding TonB-dependent receptor, whose translation MNLYPKAILFLFFFCIPLIGWAQTFQLHGILKDGDRDESLGFAQVALFESLTAADPITYTDTDEDGKFVLEVEKGSYVLKAFFIGYEDLVVENVTVDGQVSLGDLEMIGTAEKLEEIVVQTSKMPVRSSLEGITISPENNLANAGGTLLDVLRNTPSISVSEDGAISLRGSNGTNILINGRNSSLTQNLDQLPASAVEEIKVINNPNARYDAAAEGGVIDIVLKKGQDLGTHGGVEGTYGTRGRSNIGGRINHRNATFNVFGGYNYRNWKGVSKRSSIREIFEDQERLAQNTNGSEREKSHNLNLGADYYFGNSMLSYEGVYQYGHQFQVNTLYSELTSLDPAGMDGSFDYVRRNNEDETDEGLDNALIFEHNFEGKGHLLRFTASHSYRNQFKTQNIEIFGNTLAPLPGNLSGQEQAFTDEVRNITVLQADYIKPWETGKFETGLKSNIRKFDNDYQYLRYEEAEGSFVEDPSISNRFLYQDQIHAGYAIFSSTVKKFEYALGLRGEYTQVDTYLKNTDEENQQRYFNLFPSVQGMYNLDDNHSLKFTYSRRIDRPTAWRLNPFPDITDSLNIRRGNPDLEPEMINSFEVGHLANFDKSSFATNLFYRKVNGQLDFITLVEDGISYSQPANLLSSQSYGVEFIGVAEVSDWYSLNGGVTLFRIAVDGSNIGEEFTNSGFSWNAKLTQDFKFPLGINLQVVGNYDSPEIEAQGRDLARYSMDASIQKSFFSDKASVLLSVRDVFNTDRFAGETRTNTFSQEFRAKRETRIMLVTARYNF comes from the coding sequence ATGAACTTATACCCGAAAGCTATTCTTTTCCTATTCTTTTTTTGCATCCCCTTGATTGGCTGGGCGCAAACTTTTCAGCTTCATGGAATACTAAAAGATGGGGATAGAGATGAGTCACTTGGTTTCGCTCAAGTGGCATTATTTGAATCTCTTACCGCTGCTGATCCCATTACCTATACTGATACTGATGAGGATGGGAAGTTTGTACTTGAAGTGGAAAAAGGCTCATATGTTCTTAAAGCATTCTTTATCGGTTATGAAGATCTTGTTGTTGAGAATGTGACTGTGGATGGCCAGGTGTCTCTGGGTGATCTGGAGATGATCGGGACAGCCGAAAAACTGGAAGAGATAGTTGTTCAGACCAGCAAAATGCCTGTTCGTTCAAGTTTGGAGGGCATCACTATTTCACCTGAGAATAATCTGGCAAATGCCGGAGGCACCTTGCTGGATGTGCTTAGGAATACTCCTTCCATATCAGTGTCCGAAGACGGGGCTATTTCTCTTAGGGGAAGTAATGGAACCAACATTTTAATCAACGGAAGAAATTCCTCATTGACTCAAAACCTAGATCAGCTTCCGGCAAGTGCAGTAGAGGAAATCAAAGTGATCAACAATCCAAATGCCCGCTATGATGCCGCCGCGGAGGGTGGAGTAATCGATATTGTACTGAAAAAAGGACAGGATCTAGGAACCCACGGGGGAGTGGAAGGGACTTATGGAACTAGGGGAAGATCCAATATTGGAGGGAGGATTAATCATCGTAATGCTACTTTCAATGTGTTTGGGGGGTATAATTATCGAAACTGGAAAGGGGTAAGCAAGAGAAGCTCAATACGGGAAATCTTTGAAGATCAGGAAAGACTTGCACAGAATACAAATGGGTCTGAGCGGGAGAAAAGCCACAATCTTAACCTTGGGGCTGATTATTACTTTGGGAATAGTATGTTGAGCTATGAGGGAGTATATCAGTATGGTCATCAATTTCAGGTCAATACCCTGTATTCGGAGCTTACTAGTTTGGATCCTGCAGGTATGGACGGCTCATTCGATTACGTCCGGAGAAACAATGAAGATGAAACTGATGAAGGACTGGACAATGCCTTGATTTTTGAACATAATTTTGAAGGGAAAGGTCATTTGCTTCGGTTTACCGCCAGTCATTCCTACCGAAATCAGTTTAAAACACAGAACATTGAGATCTTCGGCAATACGTTGGCTCCCCTTCCCGGGAATCTCTCAGGACAAGAGCAGGCATTTACTGATGAGGTGAGAAATATAACTGTACTTCAGGCAGACTACATCAAACCTTGGGAAACCGGGAAATTTGAGACAGGACTGAAATCTAATATCAGGAAATTTGACAATGATTATCAATACCTGAGATATGAAGAGGCTGAAGGATCGTTTGTAGAAGATCCGTCAATAAGTAACCGGTTTCTCTATCAGGATCAGATCCATGCAGGGTATGCTATTTTTTCTTCTACAGTGAAAAAATTTGAGTACGCATTAGGCCTACGTGGAGAGTATACTCAGGTGGACACTTATCTTAAGAATACGGATGAGGAAAATCAGCAGCGTTATTTTAACCTGTTCCCAAGTGTGCAGGGAATGTATAATTTAGATGACAACCATTCACTCAAATTCACTTATTCCAGAAGAATCGATAGGCCTACCGCCTGGAGATTGAATCCCTTTCCTGACATTACTGACTCATTGAATATCCGTCGGGGAAATCCCGATTTGGAGCCAGAAATGATCAATTCATTTGAAGTGGGACACTTGGCTAATTTTGACAAATCCAGCTTCGCCACCAACCTGTTTTATAGAAAGGTTAATGGGCAATTAGACTTTATTACCTTGGTGGAGGATGGGATTTCCTATTCTCAACCTGCCAATTTACTGTCCTCCCAATCCTATGGAGTCGAATTTATAGGAGTGGCTGAAGTCAGTGATTGGTATTCGTTGAATGGAGGGGTCACCCTGTTCAGAATAGCAGTAGATGGATCTAATATCGGCGAAGAATTTACCAATTCCGGATTTTCATGGAATGCAAAGCTGACTCAGGATTTCAAATTTCCGTTAGGAATAAACCTGCAGGTGGTTGGTAACTATGATTCTCCTGAAATAGAAGCCCAGGGAAGAGACCTTGCACGATATTCTATGGATGCAAGTATTCAGAAGTCGTTCTTCAGCGATAAAGCAAGCGTATTGCTTAGTGTTAGGGACGTGTTTAATACAGACAGATTTGCGGGAGAGACTCGCACTAATACTTTCTCACAGGAATTCAGGGCAAAGCGGGAAACGAGAATTATGTTAGTAACTGCCCGTTATAATTTCTGA
- a CDS encoding CsbD family protein — protein sequence MSAFEDKVKGNWNEIKGKLKQQYGDLTDDDLMYSEGKSDELLGKIQKKTGKTKEEVKGFIDGL from the coding sequence ATGAGCGCATTTGAAGATAAGGTAAAAGGAAACTGGAATGAAATCAAAGGTAAATTAAAGCAGCAATACGGTGATTTGACCGATGATGATTTGATGTATAGCGAAGGGAAATCCGATGAACTATTGGGGAAAATTCAAAAGAAAACAGGAAAAACTAAAGAAGAAGTAAAAGGTTTCATTGATGGCCTTTAA
- a CDS encoding Crp/Fnr family transcriptional regulator produces MQSHKSSGNIKPSCEKQVCITDQYLAEFKETVLGYSPLSDESFSLFEAIINFQTLKKDQILLNIGDVAKHIHFVCEGAIVAFFTDSEGNTYNKNIFLEKQFAGSTVSALLKIPSEFTLQAIEKTTLISVDYYRYKELISKNDEVKNFYISYLEKNWVIDKEQREISLVMENATTRYLKFLDRYPNIDTRIPLQHIASHLGITPTQLSRIRKDLK; encoded by the coding sequence GTGCAAAGCCACAAATCATCGGGCAATATCAAACCAAGCTGTGAAAAACAAGTGTGCATAACTGATCAATACTTAGCTGAGTTTAAAGAAACGGTGCTGGGATATTCTCCGCTTTCTGACGAGTCATTTTCCTTGTTTGAAGCTATTATTAACTTTCAAACGCTGAAAAAAGATCAAATACTTCTAAATATTGGCGATGTGGCGAAGCATATTCATTTTGTCTGTGAAGGTGCCATAGTAGCTTTTTTCACAGATAGTGAAGGGAATACATACAATAAGAATATCTTTTTGGAAAAGCAGTTTGCGGGTTCTACTGTATCGGCATTGTTGAAGATTCCCTCTGAATTCACCTTGCAGGCCATAGAAAAAACCACCCTGATAAGCGTTGATTATTATCGATACAAGGAGCTTATTTCCAAAAACGATGAGGTTAAAAATTTTTACATTTCCTACCTCGAAAAGAATTGGGTAATTGATAAAGAACAACGGGAAATTTCCTTGGTAATGGAAAATGCCACAACGAGATATTTAAAGTTTTTGGATAGATATCCCAACATAGACACGAGAATTCCCTTGCAGCACATCGCATCGCATTTGGGAATTACTCCCACACAATTGAGCAGAATAAGGAAAGATTTGAAGTAA
- a CDS encoding DMT family transporter, with protein sequence MNQSLLSIIAFIGGVCLAIQAGFNTQLGVLVKKPILASISTSISGVLFAFVFVLLFSKDIPTIQTAKQVPWYLWFAGGLFSIIGITLYYFTIPKLGISKMISMGLCGQLVFSVVAGHFGWLNLPFEPITLKKMIGVSAMILGIAFINSN encoded by the coding sequence ATGAATCAATCATTATTATCCATAATAGCTTTCATAGGCGGAGTTTGCTTAGCTATACAGGCAGGTTTTAACACCCAATTGGGTGTGTTGGTTAAAAAACCCATTCTTGCATCCATTTCGACATCAATCAGCGGAGTCCTGTTTGCCTTCGTCTTTGTTTTGCTCTTTTCGAAAGATATACCCACTATCCAAACAGCAAAACAGGTTCCTTGGTATCTGTGGTTTGCCGGAGGCTTGTTTAGTATAATAGGAATTACCTTGTACTATTTTACAATTCCCAAACTGGGTATCTCTAAAATGATTTCTATGGGATTGTGCGGGCAGCTTGTATTTTCTGTAGTAGCGGGGCATTTCGGCTGGCTGAATTTACCTTTCGAACCCATCACATTGAAAAAGATGATTGGGGTATCCGCAATGATTTTAGGAATAGCTTTTATCAACTCAAACTAG
- a CDS encoding GNAT family N-acetyltransferase, protein MNTVKEKNINNLISLWETIGNSFQKQFSQNTISHCQVTGSEWPNRVWFTSEVTEETLETAIEIVWSSSIPLTLSHWSDFENELHPIFEQFRFGTKSEQIGMSLKLQDKHNHSNRVTLEKVMEESQVTDWSALYPRSFGYKISAEILNKTSHLIPYYLVRFNDQIIGTVIAYKTENVLGVHGLGIIPEFRKQGLAEEVMAHLINNAIDDHVEFVTLQSSAMGKNIYQKMGFSEDFLMTNYRLITGK, encoded by the coding sequence ATGAATACTGTCAAAGAGAAAAATATCAACAACCTGATTTCCTTATGGGAAACTATAGGAAACTCATTTCAAAAGCAATTTTCTCAAAATACTATAAGCCATTGTCAAGTCACCGGTTCTGAATGGCCCAATCGGGTATGGTTTACTTCAGAAGTTACGGAAGAAACGTTGGAGACAGCGATAGAAATTGTTTGGAGCTCGTCGATACCCTTGACCCTAAGCCATTGGAGTGATTTTGAAAACGAGCTTCATCCTATTTTTGAGCAATTTCGCTTTGGCACGAAGTCAGAGCAAATCGGAATGTCTCTTAAGCTTCAGGATAAGCACAATCACTCCAATCGTGTAACTCTGGAAAAAGTGATGGAAGAGAGTCAGGTAACTGACTGGAGCGCATTATATCCAAGAAGTTTCGGGTACAAAATCTCCGCAGAAATTCTCAATAAGACCAGCCATTTAATTCCCTATTACCTTGTTCGCTTCAATGATCAGATAATCGGGACAGTTATCGCATACAAAACAGAAAATGTATTGGGAGTACACGGATTGGGGATTATTCCTGAGTTCAGGAAGCAAGGTTTGGCAGAAGAAGTAATGGCACATCTGATCAATAATGCCATCGATGACCATGTAGAATTTGTGACGCTTCAATCTTCTGCAATGGGAAAAAATATCTATCAAAAAATGGGTTTTTCCGAAGATTTTCTAATGACAAATTATAGATTGATAACCGGCAAATAA